In one Thunnus maccoyii chromosome 12, fThuMac1.1, whole genome shotgun sequence genomic region, the following are encoded:
- the zte38 gene encoding zebrafish testis-expressed 38 isoform X2 — MAARKMCIRKNKEATAEWTGLFMSDLKTEQESLVFVKRMMAVAVSSITYLRGIFPEDAYRSRYLEDLCIKVLREDCNTPGASKIVKWMMGCFDALQKQYLQIVFIGVYTNPEEPNCIIESYQFKFKYTEKGPEMDVLRNDGVEMQVTLEDTKRASVLLIRKLFLLMQNLDVLPNNVYLTMKLYYYDDVTPADYEPPGFKEGECDSLWFEGTAVNFKVGEVHTAFHTLRVRVSAEQGRLNKLQEGNHLRETKQVSHRSPPEREMVKSLHSSRNPPDLWQRERQLPKNRQGREEFSHNKTQSCSVSNVNYSFTLLHY, encoded by the exons atggcGGCTAGGAAGATGTGCATCAGGAAGAACAAGGAGGCAACTGCTGAG TGGACAGGGTTGTTTATGAGCGACCTAAAAACCGAGCAAGAGTCCCTGGTCTTCGTCAAGAGGATGATGGCTGTGGCCGTCTCCTCCATCACCTACCTCAGAGGGATTTTCCCGGAGGATGCCTACCGATCCAGATATCTGGAAG ATTTGTGCATCAAAGTTTTGCGTGAGGACTGCAACACCCCAGGTGCCAGCAAAATAGTGAAATG GATGATGGGCTGCTTTGACGCATTACAGAAGCAATAT CTCCAGATTGTGTTCATTGGG GTGTACACCAATCCAGAAGAGCCTAAT tGCATTATTGAGTCCTACCagttcaaattcaaatacaCTGAGAAGGGGCCAGAGATGGATGTACTCAG GAACGATGGTGTGGAGATGCAGGTCACGCTGGAGGACACCAAGAGGGCCTCTGTGCTGCTCATCAGGAAACTCTTCTTGCTTATGCAGAACTTGGACGTCCTTCCCAACAACGTCTACCTCACCATGAAGCTCTACTATTACGATGACG TCACCCCTGCTGACTACGAACCACCAGGCTTCAAAGAAGGGGAATGTGACAGCCTGTGGTTTGAGGGCACGGCTGTTAACTTCAAGGTGGGTGAGGTCCACACTGCCTTCCACACCCTGCGAGTGCGCGTGTCGGCCGAGCAAGGCCGTCTGAATAAGCTTCAGGAAGGGAACCACTTGAGGGAGACCAAGCAGGTTTCTCACAGAAGTCctccagagagagaaatggtcAAG AGTCTGCACAGTTCAAGAAACCCACCAGACCTTTGGCAAAG AGAAAGGCAACTGCCAAAAAACAGGCAAGGAAGAGAAGAATTTagtcacaacaaaacacaaagttgcTCCGTCAGCAATGTAAACTATAGCTTCACTTTATTGCATTATTAA
- the zte38 gene encoding zebrafish testis-expressed 38 isoform X3 — protein sequence MAARKMCIRKNKEATAEWTGLFMSDLKTEQESLVFVKRMMAVAVSSITYLRGIFPEDAYRSRYLEDLCIKVLREDCNTPGASKIVKWMMGCFDALQKQYLQIVFIGVYTNPEEPNCIIESYQFKFKYTEKGPEMDVLRNDGVEMQVTLEDTKRASVLLIRKLFLLMQNLDVLPNNVYLTMKLYYYDDVTPADYEPPGFKEGECDSLWFEGTAVNFKVGEVHTAFHTLRVRVSAEQGRLNKLQEGNHLRETKQVSHRSPPEREMVKHPCKRVYDEDDLPSEDESAQFKKPTRPLAKRKATAKKQARKRRI from the exons atggcGGCTAGGAAGATGTGCATCAGGAAGAACAAGGAGGCAACTGCTGAG TGGACAGGGTTGTTTATGAGCGACCTAAAAACCGAGCAAGAGTCCCTGGTCTTCGTCAAGAGGATGATGGCTGTGGCCGTCTCCTCCATCACCTACCTCAGAGGGATTTTCCCGGAGGATGCCTACCGATCCAGATATCTGGAAG ATTTGTGCATCAAAGTTTTGCGTGAGGACTGCAACACCCCAGGTGCCAGCAAAATAGTGAAATG GATGATGGGCTGCTTTGACGCATTACAGAAGCAATAT CTCCAGATTGTGTTCATTGGG GTGTACACCAATCCAGAAGAGCCTAAT tGCATTATTGAGTCCTACCagttcaaattcaaatacaCTGAGAAGGGGCCAGAGATGGATGTACTCAG GAACGATGGTGTGGAGATGCAGGTCACGCTGGAGGACACCAAGAGGGCCTCTGTGCTGCTCATCAGGAAACTCTTCTTGCTTATGCAGAACTTGGACGTCCTTCCCAACAACGTCTACCTCACCATGAAGCTCTACTATTACGATGACG TCACCCCTGCTGACTACGAACCACCAGGCTTCAAAGAAGGGGAATGTGACAGCCTGTGGTTTGAGGGCACGGCTGTTAACTTCAAGGTGGGTGAGGTCCACACTGCCTTCCACACCCTGCGAGTGCGCGTGTCGGCCGAGCAAGGCCGTCTGAATAAGCTTCAGGAAGGGAACCACTTGAGGGAGACCAAGCAGGTTTCTCACAGAAGTCctccagagagagaaatggtcAAG CATCCTTGCAAGAGAGTATATGATGAAGATGATCTACCTTCTGAGGACG AGTCTGCACAGTTCAAGAAACCCACCAGACCTTTGGCAAAG AGAAAGGCAACTGCCAAAAAACAGGCAAGGAAGAGAAGAATTTag
- the zte38 gene encoding zebrafish testis-expressed 38 isoform X1 — protein MAARKMCIRKNKEATAEWTGLFMSDLKTEQESLVFVKRMMAVAVSSITYLRGIFPEDAYRSRYLEDLCIKVLREDCNTPGASKIVKWMMGCFDALQKQYLQIVFIGVYTNPEEPNCIIESYQFKFKYTEKGPEMDVLRNDGVEMQVTLEDTKRASVLLIRKLFLLMQNLDVLPNNVYLTMKLYYYDDVTPADYEPPGFKEGECDSLWFEGTAVNFKVGEVHTAFHTLRVRVSAEQGRLNKLQEGNHLRETKQVSHRSPPEREMVKHPCKRVYDEDDLPSEDESAQFKKPTRPLAKVQLYLRRKATAKKQARKRRI, from the exons atggcGGCTAGGAAGATGTGCATCAGGAAGAACAAGGAGGCAACTGCTGAG TGGACAGGGTTGTTTATGAGCGACCTAAAAACCGAGCAAGAGTCCCTGGTCTTCGTCAAGAGGATGATGGCTGTGGCCGTCTCCTCCATCACCTACCTCAGAGGGATTTTCCCGGAGGATGCCTACCGATCCAGATATCTGGAAG ATTTGTGCATCAAAGTTTTGCGTGAGGACTGCAACACCCCAGGTGCCAGCAAAATAGTGAAATG GATGATGGGCTGCTTTGACGCATTACAGAAGCAATAT CTCCAGATTGTGTTCATTGGG GTGTACACCAATCCAGAAGAGCCTAAT tGCATTATTGAGTCCTACCagttcaaattcaaatacaCTGAGAAGGGGCCAGAGATGGATGTACTCAG GAACGATGGTGTGGAGATGCAGGTCACGCTGGAGGACACCAAGAGGGCCTCTGTGCTGCTCATCAGGAAACTCTTCTTGCTTATGCAGAACTTGGACGTCCTTCCCAACAACGTCTACCTCACCATGAAGCTCTACTATTACGATGACG TCACCCCTGCTGACTACGAACCACCAGGCTTCAAAGAAGGGGAATGTGACAGCCTGTGGTTTGAGGGCACGGCTGTTAACTTCAAGGTGGGTGAGGTCCACACTGCCTTCCACACCCTGCGAGTGCGCGTGTCGGCCGAGCAAGGCCGTCTGAATAAGCTTCAGGAAGGGAACCACTTGAGGGAGACCAAGCAGGTTTCTCACAGAAGTCctccagagagagaaatggtcAAG CATCCTTGCAAGAGAGTATATGATGAAGATGATCTACCTTCTGAGGACG AGTCTGCACAGTTCAAGAAACCCACCAGACCTTTGGCAAAGGTACAGTTGTACTTAAGG AGAAAGGCAACTGCCAAAAAACAGGCAAGGAAGAGAAGAATTTag
- the zte38 gene encoding zebrafish testis-expressed 38 isoform X4, whose amino-acid sequence MAARKMCIRKNKEATAEWTGLFMSDLKTEQESLVFVKRMMAVAVSSITYLRGIFPEDAYRSRYLEDLCIKVLREDCNTPGASKIVKWMMGCFDALQKQYLQIVFIGVYTNPEEPNCIIESYQFKFKYTEKGPEMDVLRNDGVEMQVTLEDTKRASVLLIRKLFLLMQNLDVLPNNVYLTMKLYYYDDVTPADYEPPGFKEGECDSLWFEGTAVNFKVGEVHTAFHTLRVRVSAEQGRLNKLQEGNHLRETKQVSHRSPPEREMVKSLHSSRNPPDLWQRYSCT is encoded by the exons atggcGGCTAGGAAGATGTGCATCAGGAAGAACAAGGAGGCAACTGCTGAG TGGACAGGGTTGTTTATGAGCGACCTAAAAACCGAGCAAGAGTCCCTGGTCTTCGTCAAGAGGATGATGGCTGTGGCCGTCTCCTCCATCACCTACCTCAGAGGGATTTTCCCGGAGGATGCCTACCGATCCAGATATCTGGAAG ATTTGTGCATCAAAGTTTTGCGTGAGGACTGCAACACCCCAGGTGCCAGCAAAATAGTGAAATG GATGATGGGCTGCTTTGACGCATTACAGAAGCAATAT CTCCAGATTGTGTTCATTGGG GTGTACACCAATCCAGAAGAGCCTAAT tGCATTATTGAGTCCTACCagttcaaattcaaatacaCTGAGAAGGGGCCAGAGATGGATGTACTCAG GAACGATGGTGTGGAGATGCAGGTCACGCTGGAGGACACCAAGAGGGCCTCTGTGCTGCTCATCAGGAAACTCTTCTTGCTTATGCAGAACTTGGACGTCCTTCCCAACAACGTCTACCTCACCATGAAGCTCTACTATTACGATGACG TCACCCCTGCTGACTACGAACCACCAGGCTTCAAAGAAGGGGAATGTGACAGCCTGTGGTTTGAGGGCACGGCTGTTAACTTCAAGGTGGGTGAGGTCCACACTGCCTTCCACACCCTGCGAGTGCGCGTGTCGGCCGAGCAAGGCCGTCTGAATAAGCTTCAGGAAGGGAACCACTTGAGGGAGACCAAGCAGGTTTCTCACAGAAGTCctccagagagagaaatggtcAAG AGTCTGCACAGTTCAAGAAACCCACCAGACCTTTGGCAAAGGTACAGTTGTACTTAA
- the prdx1 gene encoding peroxiredoxin-1, translating to MAAGNAQIGKLAPDFTAKAVMPDGQFKDIKMSDYRGKYVVFFFYPLDFTFVCPTEIIAFSDAADEFRKIGCEIIAASVDSHFSHFAWCNTPRKQGGLGTMKIPLVSDIRRTISTDYGVLKEDEGIAYRGLFIIDDKGILRQITINDLPVGRSVEETLRLVQAFQFTDKHGEVCPAGWKPGSDTIKPDVQKSKDFFSKQ from the exons ATGGCTGCAGGCAATGCACAAATTGGAAAGCTGGCCCCAGACTTCACTGCCAAAGCAGTGATGCCAGATGGACAGTTCAAGGACATAAAGATGTCAGACTACAGAG GAAAGTACGTTGTCTTTTTCTTCTACCCACTGGACTTCACCTTTGTGTGCCCAACGGAGATCATCGCTTTCAGTGATGCTGCCGACGAGTTCAGGAAGATTGGCTGTGAGATCATCGCCGCCTCCGTTGACTCGCACTTCTCCCATTTCGCATG GTGCAACACACCACGTAAGCAAGGTGGTCTGGGTACCATGAAGATCCCTCTGGTATCTGACATACGGCGCACCATCTCCACAGATTATGGTGTCCTGAAGGAGGACGAGGGCATCGCCTACAG GGGTCTGTTCATCATTGACGACAAGGGCATCCTGAGACAGATCACCATCAATGACCTTCCAGTTGGACGCTCTGTTGAGGAGACCTTGCGTCTGGTCCAAGCCTTTCAGTTCACTGACAAGCACGGAGAAG TCTGCCCAGCCGGCTGGAAACCAGGAAGTGACACCATCAAACCTGACGTCCAGAAGAGTAAAGACTTCTTCTCCAAGCAGTAA
- the LOC121907950 gene encoding histone-binding protein N1/N2-like yields MEEANKLIGAGKKHLVMGKVVEAVSALQEACGMLAKQYGDTADECGEAFFWCGKALLDLARMENSVLGNALEGVPEGEDEEKTEKESNVESTESVDEKTRDELRVQVYDAMAEKKNEDAEKAEGKQSAEKNGDAEKPEAAEQKTEKEEGDEKKKSDISESKSDEKKEEEPADKPEEAEDGEEEEEEEEEEDGDDAEMEGEAEGQGEGDEAAEKDSDDEEVGNLQLAWEMLEVAKVIYKRKEAKEDQLMAAQTHLKLGEVSAESGNYTQALEDFQECLKLQLKHLDSDSRLLAETHYQLGLTYSLNLQYSQAIKELNSSITVIKSRLVKLQELIDKAEGPEALPAERKEMEELKALLPEIQEKVEDATEGLKTASTDAEAMKGVLDGGSTSSAFPASTAQNADTSSTSKINGTSTNEVSSTNGHASTAPVSNISHLVRKKRKPEESPVKEGVVKKVKQDDAQTNGVEEPRTNGVHKANGDTNGHTNGMEVESK; encoded by the exons ATGGAAGAGGCCAACAAGCTGATCGGCGCGGGCAAGAAGCACCTGGTAATGGGCAAAGTGGTGGAGGCGGTGAGCGCCCTGCAGGAGGCCTGCGGCATGCT agCTAAACAGTATGGAGACACAGCAGATGAGTGCGGAGAAGCTTTCTTCTGGTGTGGTAAAGCCTTGCTGGATCTGGCACG GATGGAGAACTCCGTCCTTGGCAACGCTCTGGAGGGAGTCCCTGAGGGCGAggatgaagaaaaaacagaaaaagagtcCAATGTTGAGAGCACAGAAAGTGTTGATG AGAAGACCAGGGATGAGCTGAGGGTCCAGGTGTATGACGCCATGGCAGAGAAGAAAAACGAAGACGCAGAGAAAGCCGAAGGGAAGCAGAGCGCAGAGAAGAACGGTGACGCGGAGAAGCCCGAGGCTGcagagcagaaaacagaaaaggaagagggagatgagaaaaagaagagcgACATCAGTGAAagcaaatctgatgaaaagaaggaagaagaacCAGCAGATAAGCCAGAGGAAGCTGAAG ATGgcgaagaagaagaggaggaggaggaggaagaagacgGTGATGATGCAGAGATGGAGGGCGAGGCAGAAGGACAAGGTGAAGGAGATGAGGCTGCTGAAAAG GACAGTGACGATGAGGAGGTGGGGAACCTGCAGCTGGCCTGGGAGATGTTGGAAGTGGCTAAAGTCATCTACAAAAG gaAAGAGGCGAAGGAGGATCAGCTCATGGCAGCCCAGACTCACCTAAAACTGGGTGAAGTTTCTGCTGAATCAG GAAACTACACACAAGCTCTGGAGGATTTCCAGGAGTGTctgaagctgcagctgaagCACCTGGACTCAGACAGCCGCCTGCTCGCAGAGACTCACTACCAGCTCGGTCTGACGTACAGCCTGAACCTCCAGTACAGCCAGGCCATCAAGGAGCTCAACAGCTCCATCACCGTCATAAAGAGCAGGCTGG TAAAACTGCAGGAGCTGATAGACAAGGCCGAGGGCCCCGAGGCTCTGCCAGCTGAGAGGAaggagatggaggagctgaaggcTCTGCTGCCAGAGATCCAGGAGAAGGTGGAGGACGCCACTGAAGGCCTGAAAACGGCGAGCACAGACGCTGAGGCTATGAAGGGTGTACTG GATGGAGGTTCCACTTCCTCTGCGTTCCCCGCCTCCACTGCACAGAACGCGGACACTTCCTCCACTTCAAAA ATTAACGGCACATCAACCAATGAGGTCAGCTCTACCAACGGACACGCCTCCACAGCTCCGGTCTCAAACATCTCCCACCTGGTCAGAAAGAAG AGGAAACCAGAGGAGAGTCCAGTGAAGGAGGGTGTGGTCAAGAAGGTGAAGCAGGACGACGCTCAGACTAACGGAGTAGAGGAGCCTCGTACTAACGGCGTTCACAAAGCCAACGGAGACACTAACGGACACACCAACGGTATGGAGGTGGAGAG TAAGTGA
- the gpbp1l1 gene encoding vasculin-like protein 1, translating to MAQHDFVPAWLNFSTPQPAKSPAANLEKQGEPHHHRDGRTAVSRRRHNSSDGFFNNGSLRAPAGDGWQQPSLLLRHDSVDSGVAKGGHGGLAGGSCWKETPSWHGALRGAQDGHHHQGRHPKRGGGDRDRQGGHRQRNGNFHPRKGTSYQDKFPNEERKDGKDDKLKFVEEDFPSLNPETTGKPGTQMRAVAPHAGVWENPPSGKQMVSKMLVIKKVSKEDPSTAFSAGFASAGTLPTNGSKAPIAGSSVYKNLVPKPAVAPTKSTQWKPSGREITKSGLHMPGRDSVFTSPVSAAKPSTPVSAPQHNTPKEHPSSTTPPIDIAPSRLKLMRRGPDRKSEFLRALKDEGTGELTTSSSPGTSGEGESSTPEPKAYSEEVCHENGLSYSLSDSDTEHLSSSLEAEHRLLKAMGWQEYPENDDNFLPLTEDELREFQTKTEQLKRNGMQRNGVLPRARGVTLHFTPWRSVAEAHVEEGSESETSSSSQTSDDDDCIKS from the exons TCCCCTGCTGCCAACCTTGAAAAACAAGGTGAGCCCCACCACCACAGAGACGGCAGAACCGCTGTGAGCCGCCGCCGCCACAACTCGTCTGATGGCTTCTTCAACAACGGCTCCCTGCGTGCTCCAGCAG GTGACGGTTGGCAGCAGCCCTCTCTGCTTCTGAGACATGACTCTGTGGACTCGGGGGTGGCCAAAGGAGGACATGGTGGGCTGGCAGGGGGCTCGTGTTGGAAGGAAACACCCAGCTGGCATGGAGCTCTGCGGGGCGCCCAGGATGGCCACCACCACCAGGGACGCCACCCCAAACGGGGAGGGGGCGACAGGGACAGGCAGGGGGGGCACCGGCAGCGCAATGGTAACTTCCATCCCCGCAAGGGCACCTCGTACCAGGACAAGTTCCCCAACGAGGAACGCAAAGACGGCAAGGACGACAAGCTGAAGTTTGTGGAGGAGGACTTT ccTTCCCTCAACCCTGAAACAACTGGAAAGCCTGGGACTCAGATGAGAGCAGTGGCTCCCCATGCTGGAGTGTGGG AAAACCCCCCGAGTGGCAAACAGATGGTGTCCAAAATGCTGGTTATCAAGAAGGTTTCGAAGGAAGACCCCAGCACAGCCTTCTCTGCGGGGTTCGCCAGTGCAGGCACCCTGCCCACCAACGGCAGCAAAGCTCCCATTGCAGGCTCCAGCGTCTACAAGAACCTGGTCCCAAAGCCTGCCGTGGCCCCCACCAAA AGCACCCAGTGGAAACCCAGTGGTAGAGAGATCACTAAGTCTGGCCTTCACATGCCAGGCCGAGATTCAGTCTTCACCAGCCCCGTCTCTGCAGCCAAACCCAGCACCCCAGTCAGTGCGCCACAGCACAACACCCCGAAAGAG CACCCTTCCAGCACGACTCCTCCCATAGACATCGCCCCGTCGAGACTGAAGCTGATGCGCCGTGGTCCGGACCGCAAGAGCGAGTTCCTGCGAGCTCTGAAGGACGAGGGCACAGGAGAGCTGACAACAAGCAGCAGCCCAGGAACATCAGGAGAG GGTGAAAGCAGCACCCCAGAGCCCAAAGCCTACAGCGAAGAAGTCTGCCATGAGAATGGTCTCTCCTACTCCCTCAGTGACTCAGACACTGAACACCTGTCCAGCTCCCTGGAGGCAGAGCACAG GTTGCTAAAGGCCATGGGCTGGCAGGAGTACCCAGAAAACGATGATAACTTCCTGCCTCTGACAGAGGACGAGCTGAGAGAGTTCCAGACTAAAACTGAACAG CTGAAGAGGAACGGCATGCAGAGGAACGGGGTTCTCCCGAGGGCGCGGGGTGTGACCCTCCACTTCACCCCCTGGAGGAGTGTGGCGGAGGCGCACGTCGAGGAGGGCTCCGAGTCCGAAACCAGTAGCAGCAGCCAGACCTCTGACGATGACGACTGCATCAAATCCTAA